A region of the Massilia sp. erpn genome:
CCGGCGTCGATTGCTTGCGGCTGGTGTTCTGCACGGTGACGTCAAACAGCTTCCTGCCGCCCATGCTGTTGATGGTTACGCGCAGATTGCGGTCGTAGTTGTGCTGGATGACTTCGCGGAATTCCGTCGGGCCGTAGAACCAGGGGTCGTAATAGGGCCGGTAGTAGCCGTAATAGCGGTAGCGGTAGTACGGTCCCCAGCCAAAGCGCGGATAGCCCCAGGGCGAGTAGTAGCGCGAAGTCAGGAAGGGATCGGTGCTCTGCAAGACCTTGGTCGGGCGGTCGATGGTGCTGAACTGCATGCCGACCTTGAGCTTGGCCTGCTCCGGCGCGTTGACCTGGGCGAAGCCCAGCTTGGCCAACTGGCCGCTGACCAGGTTCAGATAGCTGCGGTACTCCAGCGTGTCCTCGGCCGGGGCCGGCGTTTCGAAGACATAGGTTTTGTCCTGGGTGTCCGCGGGCCACTCGTGGAACACGGTGACATTGCTGCGGATGGTGGTGGCGCAGCCGCTCAGCAGCAGGCTGGCTGCCACAACCACGATGGCCAAGGCTTTCATGATCTTGCTCCCCTGATAAAAAGATTTCTTTCCTACCGATTAGTTTAGAACTAAGGGAGGCTCTCCGCTTCATTATTACAGAATGTTACGGAGGCCGGGAAACCGGAAAAGAATCGGGCGTCGCTGGCGCCCGGTGTTGGTAAAATAGCTTTTTGTCTCAGTCTCTCGAAACCCTATGCGCACCGACAGCCCTCAGACGATTTTTCGTAAAGACTATACCCCTCCTAGTTACTTGGTGGAAACTGTTGAATTAGGTTTCGACCTCGATCCGGCCCGCACCATCGTGGCCAACCGCATCACCTTGCGTCACAACCCCGACAGCAAGAGCCGCGACCTGGTCCTGCACGGCGAGGACATCGAGCTGGTGGCGCTGCGCATGAACGGCACGCTGCTGGAACCCGGCCAGTACCTGCTGGGCGCCAATACGCTGACCATCCGCAAGGCGCCGCTCCAGGTGGTGCTGGAAATCGAAACCCTGTGCGCGCCGGAGCAGAACACCACGCTGTCCGGCCTGTATGTGTCGAACGGCAGCTTCTATACCCAGTGCGAGGCGGAAGGCTTCCGCCGCATCACCTATTTCCCCGACCGTCCCGACGTGATGGCGAAATACACGGTGATGCTGCGCGCGAACAAGGAACAGTTCCCGGTGCTGCTCTCGAACGGCAACCTGGTGGAGGAGGGCGAGCTGGATGACGGCCGCCATTACGCCAAATGGGAAGACCCGTTCAAGAAGCCGTCCTACCTGTTCGCCCTGGTGGCGGCGCGCCTGGTCTGCCAGGAAGAGCGCTACACCCTGCAGTCGGGCCGCGAAGTGCTGCTGCAGGTGTGGGTGGAAGAGGGCAATCTGGACAAGACCGACTACGCCATGCAGTCGCTGAAAAACTCGATCCGCTGGGACGAGGAGCGCTGGGATCTGGAACTGGACCTGGACCGCTTCATGATCGTGGCCGTGAGCGACTTCAATATGGGCGCGATGGAAAACAAGGGCCTGAACATCTTCAACACCAAGTATGTGCTGGCCAATCCACGCGTGGCGACCGATATCGACTATGCCGGCATTGAAGCCGTGGTGGGCCACGAATACTTCCACAACTGGACCGGCAACCGCGTCACCTGCCGCGACTGGTTCCAGCTGTCGCTGAAGGAAGGCTTGACTGTCTTCCGCGACCAGGAATTCTCGGCCGACATGATCGGCACCGACAGCGGCCGTGCAGTGACCCGCATCGACCAGGTGCGCACCCTGCGCCAGGCCCAGTTCCCGGAAGACGCGGGACCGATGGCGCACCCGGTGCGTCCCGACTCCTTCGTCGAGATCAACAATTTCTACACCGTCACCGTCTACGAAAAAGGCGCCGAAGTGGTGCGCATGTACCAGACCCTGCTGGGCCGCGACGGCTTCCGCAAGGGCATGGACCTCTACTTCGAGCGCCACGACGGCCAGGCCGTGCAATGCGACGACTTCCGCGCCGCCATGGCCGACGCCAACGGCCGCGACCTGGGCCAGTTCGAACGCTGGTACAGCCAGGCCGGCACGCCCGTGGTGACGGCGCGCACGCATTACGACGCGGCCGCCCAGGCTTATGAAATCACCCTGAGCCAGCGCTGCCCCGCCACGCCCGGCCAGGCCGACAAGCTGCCCTTCCATATCCCCGTCGCCGTCGGCCTGCTCGATGCCCACGGCAAAGACCTGCCGCTGACGCTGGAAACCGTCCCCAGCTCAGCCCGTGTCCGATCGGTGCCAGGCACCAAAGTGGACACGGGCTCGGCAGTGACGACGCTGGTGCTGGAGCTGACGGAGGCGGAGCAGACGTTCCGCTTCGTCGGCGTGAAGGCGGAGCCGACGCCGTCCATCCTGCGCGATTTCTCGGCGCCGGTGGTGCTGGAATGCGATTACAGCGATGCCCAGCTGCTGCATCTGTTTAAGTTCGACAGCGATCCGGTGAGTCGCTGGGAGGCCGGCCAGCGCCTGGCGCTGGAGCGCCTGCTGAAGCTGGTGCCAGCCGCCGCTGCCGGCCAGCGCCTGGAGCTGGACGATACCTTCATCGCCGCCCAGCGTGCCGTGCTGACCGATACCGCGCTCGATGCTGCCTTCCGCGAGCAGGCCCTGATCCTGCCGTCGGAAACCGTGATCGCCGAGCATCTGGACGTGGTCAATCCGCAAGCCATCCATACCGCGCGCCAGTTCATGCGCCGCACCATCGGCACCGTGCTGCGCAACGAGCTGCTGGCCGTGTATGAGGCCAACCAGACGCCGGGAGCCTACAGTCCCGACGCCGCCTCGGCCGGCAAGCGCGCACTGAAGAATCTGGCGCTGTCCTATCTGATGGTGGCGCCGGACCAGACCGCGTTGCGCCTGGCGCAGCAGCAGTTCGACGCCGCCGGCAATATGACCGACCGCGCCGCCGCACTGAGTGCGCTGATCCACAGCGGCGCCGACGCCGGCAGATATCTGGACCGCTTCTATCAGGACTTCCTCAACGAAGCCCTGGTGGTGGACAAGTGGTTCGGCATGCAGGCCACGGCGCCGCATGCCGATGTGGCGGCCGTGCGCGAGCTGATGAAGCATCCGGCCTTCACGCTGAAAAATCCGAACCGCGCGCGCAGCCTGATTTTCAGCTTCTGCAACGGCAATCCGAGCCAGTTCCACGCGGCCGACGGCAGCGCCTACGATTTCTGGGCCGAGCATGTGATCAAGCTCGATGCGCTCAATCCCCAGGTGGCGGCGCGCCTGGCGCGCAGCATGGACCGCTGGCGCCGCTACGCGCCCGAGCTGCAAGTGCATATGCGGCGCGCGCTGGAACAGGTGGCCGGCACGTCGCCCCTGTCGAACGATGTGATGGAAGTAGTCAGCAAGGCCTTGGCGAATTAAGAGAGCGCCATACCAAGAATTTAAAACCAAAAGGGAAGTTTCATGAAACGTATCAGCCTTACTCAATATCTGGTCGAAGAACAGCGCCAGCACCACAGCATCCCGGCCGAACTGCGGCTGCTGATCGAAGTGGTGGCGCGCGCCTGCAAGACCATCAGCCACTCGGTGGGCAAGGGCGCCCTGGGCGACGTGCTCGGTGCGCTGGAATCGGAAAACGTGCAAGGCGAGGTGCAGAAAAAGCTGGACGTGATCTCCAACGAGATCCTGCTGGAAGCGAATGAGTGGGGCGGCCACTTGGCGGCCATGGCGTCGGAAGAGATGGAATCCATCCACCCGATCCCGAACCGCTATCCGAAGGGCGAATACATGCTGCTGTTCGATCCACTGGACGGCTCTTCCAATATCGACGTCAACGTCTCGATCGGCACCATCTTCTCGGTGCTGCGCGCGCCGGAAGGCATGGCCGATCCGAGCGAGCAGGACTTCATGCAGGCCGGCAGCAAGCAGGTCGCCGCCGGCTACGCCGTGTACGGCCCGCAGACCATGCTGGTGCTCACCACCGGCAATGGCGTGAACTGCTTCACGCTGGACCGCGAGATGGGTTCCTGGGTGCTGACCCAGCGCAATATGCAGATCCCGGCCAAGACCAAGGAATTCGCCATCAATATGTCCAACCAGCGCCACTGGCATCCGCCGGTCAAGCGCTACGTGGACGAGCTGCTGGCCGGTTCCACCGGTCCGCGCGGCACCGACTTCAATATGCGCTGGATCGCTTCGATGGTGGCCGACGTGCACCGCATCCTGAACCGCGGCGGCATCTTCATGTATCCGGCCGACCTGCGCGACACGTCCAAGCCGGGCAAGCTGCGCCTGATGTATGAAGCCAATCCGATGGCCTTCATCGTGGAGCAGGCAGGCGGCATGGCCACCGACGGCAAGCACCGCATCCTCGACATCCAGCCCGAGAAGCTGCACCAGCGCGTGCCGGTCTTCCTCGGTTCGCGCGATGAAGTGGCGGTGGTGACGGGCTATCACCACGAATAAACGCTGGATTTGCAATCTGAACAACAATATTTGCGCGCAACACTAGCAAAACAGCAGAATTGTTTGCTAGAATAAGCGCCTTTGCCGGTGTAGCTCAGTTGGTAGAGCAGCGCATTCGTAATGCGAAGGTCGTAGGTTCGACTCCTATCTCCGGCACCAGAATTAAGAAGCCGCATGTGAAAACATGCGGCTTTTTTCGTTTTGGCGTTTCCGCGGCCGGCGCCGGCTGGACCTTGCAACTTTTTTCATCACCCATGGTCTAACTGTTCGTGAAGAGGCAATTCACCGAGATGGAGCAAATCATGAGTGCTGCAGACTTTGATTGCCGTGACTATTCCAAACGCCTTGTTGCGGTCGGCTTTTCCGCAGAACAGGCCGATCTGCAAGCCGAGGTGACGGGAGACGTAATGAAGGAGGTGGCCGTGCTCAGCCTGGCCGTGGAAACCCGGCAGGATAGGCCTGAGCGGCGGTGGCTGGAGTCGAAGATCGATCAGGCGGTCGATATCTTGAATGGCCGAATTGGCCAGGTCTACGCTGAACTCAATGTGAAAATCGACCGCGTTACGGTGGCGCTGGATGCAAAGATCGACCGTGCGGCCGCGGAACTGAATGAGAAGATCGATCGCGCCGCTGCCGAATTGGATGCGAAGATTGACTGCATTGCGGCGGAGTTGGATGCGAAGATCGACCGTGTTGCGGCCGAATTGGATGCAAAGATTGATCGCGTCGCTGCAGAATTGAATGAGAAGATCGACCGCGTTGCGACGGAGTTGGACGCAAAGATTGACCGCGTGGTTGCTGAATTGAATGAAAAGATCGATCGCGTTGCTGCTGAATTGACTGAAAAGATTGATCGCGTTGCTGCTGAATTGACTGCAAAGATTGAGCGTGTTGCGTCTGAATTGGATGCAAAGATTGATCGTGTTGCTGCTGAATTGGATGCGAAGATTGAGCGCGTTGCGGCTGAATTGACTGCAAAGATTGATTGTGTTGCGGCGGAATTGAATGCAAAGATCGATCGTGTCGCGGCCGCTCTGTGCAAGGAGTTCTGTGCGAAGCTTGATGCCGTGAAAAAATCCAATCTCCGCTGGACGCTCGCTATCGTCGCCACGATATCTTCGCTGCAGACGGGCGTGACGCTGGCGGCGCTGCAATACCTGCGTTGACTCGGCCAGACAGCGACTTGCATGCGTGTGCTCCGCGGCTGGCGCAGCCAGGGGCGAAGCTGGCCCGGCCTCGCCAGCTTCGCCGATGCGCTATCATTCGGCCCCGTGCGGTCCTCTCCCGGCCGCCGCACGGATCTGCCAAATCAACCAAGAATAAGACCGCTTGCGCATGAACCAAGCCAGCACCATCGATCACATTCCCTTGCCGTATTGGCGCGCTGCGCTGGCGGAGGTCAGCCTGCTGCATCCCGAAATTCCGGCGGCAAGCAAGCCGCTGGCGATTGGCTTTGAAGATGGGGAGTGGCGGGTGCGGCAGGCCGCGCCCAGCGTTGCCGCCTGGGCCGCTGCGCAGTTTGCCGCCAGCAAGGCGCGTGCCGATGGCAAGGAAGCGCGGGCCATTCCCTTTCTGCTGATTCCGGCCCGGTTGTCCGAGCAGGCGCGCCATGGCGTGAAATGGGGCGCGGGTGATATCCATCTTGGCCGCACGCTGCTCTGCATTCCCTGTTTGCTGGAGCGTTCCGGCGTGCTGCGCCCAGATCCCGAACGCCAGCCCTGGATTCCGCGCGATCTGCTGGCACCGACCATGAAACCGGTTGTCATTGGTGAGCTGTCCAGCCAGGACCGTTTCATCGGCAGTTTGCCGCTGAAGGCGGCCTCGCTGGGCGATGCGCTGCAGATTGCTTCGGAACTGTTTGCGCAGGTGACGGGAGCTGCCTTGCCGTTGCTGCCGACGACCGAAGATGGCGGGCCGCTGCCGGAGTTCGCACTGGACGGCCATGAGCTGGTTTCGGAATGGCATGGCTTGCCATATGAGCCGCCCGTCGTGGCGCGCCACCTGATCCGGCTGTATGACCAGATCATCGGCGACCAGCCGGCGCTGCCGCTGCTGGACTGCCTGCGCGCCGTGGGCGAGCGTCCGGCGGCCCCGCCGCCTGCCATCGCGGAGGCGGAAGCGTGGCATGCCAATACCGTTGGACATATCAACCACGAGCATCCGCTATCGCCGTCGCAGCGCGAAGCGATGGTTGAGTTGGCGCGGCTGAAAGACGGCGCCATCCTGGCCGTGAACGGTCCGCCTGGTACCGGCAAGACCACGTTGCTGCAAAGCGTGGTGGCTCAGCTGTGGGTGGATGCCGCACTGAATGGCGCCGACTGTCCCTTGATCCTGGTGGCGTCCACCAACGTCAAGGCGGTGGAGAATGTGCTCGACAGCTTCGCCAAAATCTGCGCGGAAACGGGCCATGAACGCTGGCTGCCGTATCAGGGCGGCTTTGGCCTCTTCCTCGCTTCCGAGTCGCGCGAAAGTCACCATCCGACCTGCACCGCGTGGAACCATTCCTTTACCGAACACGAGACGCCGGAAGCGGTCGCCCGTGCCGAGGCGTATTACCTGGCCAAGGCAGCGGCCCTGTTCCCGCAAGAGGATACGGTGGGTGGCGTGAGCGTTGCGCTGCGTCAGACCTTACAGTACCTGCAGCGCAAAATGCAGGCCATCGTAGCCGCCCGTTATGCCTTGTTCAGGGCGGCGGGAGACGATCCTAGCGAAGGCGCGCAGGTCTCCTGCGCGCGCCTGCTGGCGGAACAGCAGGCGCTGATCGATGCGGCGCAAGCGGCCATTGAAGCGGCGCAGCACGAGCTGGATGCGCAGGAGCAGCAGGCGCGCGTGCTGGAAGGCAGCCATCAGCGCATGCGCGAGGAGATCGACCGTGCCGAGAAAGCCTGGTTGGCCTATCTGGAAGGTACGCCGTGGTGGATGGATCTACTGAGTTTTCTGCCGCCGGTGCTGCGCCGCCGCCAGGCGCGCGACCGCAACTTTCTGCTCTCGAATGCACTGACGGCCGATCTGCGGCACCGCGACGATGGCCTGGAACAGCATTTCAAGGCGCTGCGCGAAAGGGCCGCGCACCACCGTTCTCAAGCCCTGCTTGCACTCAAGGAGCGCCGCGCGGAAGTGGAGCAGGGCCGGGCCGCGCAAACGCGGCGGCGCGAGGCGGCCCATCAGGCGCGGGCGAGAATCGATGGCATCTTCCATCACTGGCTGGCGGCGCTGCAGGATGGCTACGAAGCCATGCGCGATATTGCCCTGAACGACTTGAACGACGCCATCGATATCATGATCCGCGCGGTGATGTTCGGACTGGCCGACCGCTACTGGTCGGGTCAGTGGCTGCTGGAGATGCGCCAGCGCCTGATCAATGGCGAACGCGATTCCAAGGGGCGGGTCAAGCTGGAGGCCAAGTACCGCCGCTTTGCCAAGCTGGCGCCCTGCCTGGTGTCGAACTTCCACATGGCGCCAGCTTTCTTCACGGCCTGGAGGGGCCGCGATATGCCGTTCTGGAATACCATCGATCTGCTGATCGTGGACGAGGCGGGCCAGGTGTCTCCGGATGTCGGCGCTGCCATGTTCGCGCTGGCGCGCAAGGCCATGGTGGTGGGCGATACCTATCAGATCGAGCCAATCTGGAACAATGGCGAAGAATGCGACCGCGCCAACGCGGTGAAGTTCGGCTTGCTGTCCGATGTGGCCGACGCGCGCTACGATGCGATGGAGCAGGGCGGCTATACACCGGCCAGCGGCAGCCTGATGCGCGTGGCGAACCAGGCTTGCCGCGTGCAGAAGTATCGGGATGTGCGCGGCCTGATGCTGACCGAACACCGGCGCTGCGTGCCGGAGCTGATCGGCTATTGCAATGAGCTGATTTACGCGGAACGCCTGCAGCCGCTGCGCCAGCCCATTCCACAGGAGCAGCGCCTGCTGCCGCCGTTCGGCTGGCTGAACGTGGCTGGCCAGGACCGCAGGGCCGGCGCCAGCCGTCAGAACCCCGAGGAGGCGCAGGCGATTGTGGACTGGCTCAAGGCCAACCGGGCCGACATCGAACGGCACTATGCCGACGATTCGGGCAAGCCCACGCCTTTGTGGAAGCTGCTGGGCATTGTGACGCCCTTTGCCGCCCAGGCGGGCGCCATCCAGCGCCTGCTGCGCAAGGAGATGCCGGATCTGCTGCACAAGTCTTCGCGCCTGACGGTGGGCACCGTGCACGCTCTGCAAGGGGCGGAGCGCAGCATCGTTATCTTCTCGCCCACGTATGGTCCATCCTTTACGGGCAGCGCCTTCTACGACCAGAAGCCGAATATGCTGAACGTGGCGGTGTCGCGCGCCAAGGACAGCTTCCTGGTGATCGGCAACGCTGGCTTGTTTGACAAATCGAAAAGTAGCCGGCCATCAGGACTGCTGGCAAGATATTTATTCCATCCGCAATGGGGAGCGCAGCTGGCGGGCGCGCGAAAAGCAAGACTTGTAGTTTAATACGAGGCAGGCCGTACTTAACGTGTTTTTTCCTGACCCCAGAGGAGATTGCGCCATGTACCAGAACCTCTCCATCAAGCGCATCTTCGTCGCGCTCTTCATCATCACCGTCGTGCTGGCGGCGCTCACCATGCTGTCCCTGCTGCGGGTGTCGGCCAAGCAGGCGGAAGCCCGGCAGGCGGCCGATTCGCGCTACCAGTCGTATTTGCTGGCCGATGAGCTGAGGCAGAGCTCCGACGATCTGACCCGGCTGGCACGCACCTATGTGGTGTCGGGCGAGGAGCGCTATGAGCGTCAGTATCTGGACATTCTGGCCATTCGCAACGGCCAGAAACCGCGTCCCGAGCATTATGAGCGCATTTACTGGGACTTTGCGGCCGCCAATGCGCCTTTGCCGCCATCCTCCAGCCAGACCGTGTCGCTGCAGGAGCTGATGCAGCGCGCCGGCTTCAGCGACAGGGAGTTCGCCAAGCTGAAGGAAGCGGAAGCGAATTCCAATGAGCTGGTGCGCACCGAGGTGATCGCCATGAATGCGGTCAAGGGCCACTTCGACGATGGCAAGGGCGGCTTCACGCGCAGCGGCGATCCCGATCCGGACATGGCGCGCCGCATCATGCACGATCTGGCCTACCACCAGAACAAGGCCAAGATCATGCGGCCGGTGAACGATTTTCTCGCCCTATTGGATGAGCGCACCAGCGCCCAGGTGGCGACGGCCACGGCGGCTTTCGAAAGCGCGCAGGCGCTGGCGCAGTGGCTGCAAGGCTTGTCCGTGCTGGCGGCCGTGGCTTGCCTGCTGTTTGCCTACCGCTATATCCGCAGCGGCTTGCAGCAGGCGGTGGACACGGCAAAGTGCATCGCGGCCGGCGATTTGAGCCACGATATCGACACCAGCCGCAATGACGAAATCGGCCAGCTGCTGCAGGCCATGCAGCACATCAACCGCAGCCTGGCCGAGATGATCGGCAATATCCGCAGCAGCACCGACCAGATGACGGTCGCCACCAGCGAAATCGCCAGCGGCAACGCCGACCTGTCGGCACGCACGGAATCGCAGGCCAGCTCGCTGGAGCAGACCGCGAGCGCCATGGAAACCCTGACCGACACGGTGCAGCAGAACGCCAGCAACGCCCAGCAGGCCAACCGGCTGGCGGCCGATGCGGCCAGCGTTGCCGAGCAAGGCGGCAGCGTGGTATCGCAGGTGGTGTCGACCATGGGGGCGATCAGGGATTCTTCGGCGCGCATCAGCGACATCATCGGCGTCATCGACGGCATCGCATTTCAGACCAATATCCTGGCGCTGAATGCGGCGGTGGAAGCGGCGCGCGCCGGGGAACAGGGGCGCGGCTTTGCCGTCGTCGCCTCGGAGGTGCGCAATCTGGCGCAGCGCAGCGCGGCGGCGGCCAGGGAAATCAAGGATTTGATCGGCGCCTCGGTGGCGCGGGTCGAGGAGGGCGGCCGGCTGGTCGATGCGGCGGGCGAGACGATGCAGCGCGTGGTGGCCTCGGTGCACAAGGTGGCGGGCATCATGGGCAACATTACCAGCGCGAGCCAGGAACAGAGCAGCGGCATCGGCGAAGTCAATGTGGCCATCGGCCAGATGGACTCCATCACCCAGCAGAATGCGGCCCTGGTGGAACAGGCCGCAGCCGCTGCCGAGAGCCTGCAGGAGCAGGCGCAGGCGCTGGGCAGGGCAGTCAGCATCTTCCGCCTGAAGGGCGGCGCAGTACCGCGCGCTGGGGCGACGGCCCTGGTGCCGATCCGGGCGCCAGCCAGGGCCTGATACCCGGGGCTTAGAAGCTGGCGATGGCTGCCGGCTGGCCGTTCTTGAAGGTGTAGATGGTGACGGGCGACTGCTTCATATCGCCCTTGCCGTCGAAGGCATAGGTGCCGGTCACGCCTTTGTAGCTGCTGGCCGAGATATCGGCGCCGACCTTGGCCGGATCGACCGAATTGGTTTTCTGCATCGAGGCGGCATACATCTGCACCGCGTCATAGTAGGCGGCAGCGTAGACGTCGGGATCGGCGTTGAAGCGTTTCTTGAACTTGGCCTTGAAGGCGGGGCCGGCGGCGGCTTTTTCCAGCAGGGCGCCGCCCTGTACGCACAGCACATTGTCGCCGACGGCGGGGCCGCCCAGCTTGCCCATTTCCGGGGTGCAGATGGTGTCGCCGCCCAGCAGCTTGGCGTTGATGCCCAACTGCTTCATCTGGCGCGCCATCGGCGCGCCTTGCGGCGCGTAGCCGCCAAAGAAGATGGCGTCCACTTTCTTGGTTTTCAGCTTGGTCAGGATGGCGGTGAAGTCGAAGGATTTGTCCGTGGTGAATTCGTGGCCGGCCACCGCCAGGCCGGACTGACGCGCCTGCTTCTTGAACTCCTCGGCCAGGCCCTGGCCGAAGGCGGTGCGGTCGTCGATCACGGCCACGGTTTTCAGTTTCAGCTCATTGGCCGTGTACAGGGCCATCTTGGCGCCCAGCTGGGTGTCGCTGGCGTTGACGCGGAACAGGTTCCTGTAGCCCTGCTGGGTGACCTTGGGATTGGTGGCGACGGTGGAGACCACCATGCCGGCATCGTTGTAGACGCGCGAAGCGGGCATGGCAACACCCGAATTATATGGGCCGACAACGAACTTCACGCCATTGTCGGCCAGTTTCTGGGCCACGGTGACGCCGGCCTTCGGGTCGCCCTGATCGTCCTCGGAGAGCAGTTCGAATTTGAGCTTCTTGCCCGCCACCGTGATGGGCTTGGCGTTCAATTCCTCGACTGCCAGGCGCGCGCCGTTTTCATTGTCCTTGCCGGAGAAGGCCTGTGGGCCGGACAGGGGGCCGGTGTGGCCGATTTTGACCAGCATTTCCTGCGCGCTGGCGCCAGCGGCAAGGCCCAGCAGCGCGAGCGCGCCCACGGTGTGCTTCAAATTCATTGGGTCTCCTTCTGATTGGTTTGCTTGCGCTGAATTATCCACGATCCAGGCGCGAGGGCAAGCAAAATGCAAGGAGCGTCGGGTTGTCCTGTACTGGCCCGGATTCGGCGTCACCAGGATGCGCTACGCAGCCCGGAGGCGATCAGGGGATGGTTCAGGTACCGGCTCCCGGGGTGTTGCCCGGATGGGTGCCTGGTGCCTCGCCGCTTTCGATGGGCGTGACGGCTTTCACGCGTGTTACCGGCCGCACGGGTGGCACGGCGTCCGGCCTGACCGCCGGTGTGGCGCCCGGACGGCCGGCAGCGGCGCCCGGCGTGTCGTTTAGCCGGTAGGCCGCGACGGCGGCGGCAGTGGCCGGGTCGTTGGCGATGTCGCGGGCGGAGCGCTGCGCGCTGAGTGCCGGCGGTACGTTTGCGGTTTCCGTGGCAGCGGGTGGCGCGGCAGCGGGCGTGTTTGCCGTTGTCGCCGCCGTTGTCGCCGCTGTTATGCCGGCTGGCGGTGCAGCAGTGACTTCGGCAGTGGCGGACGGCTGAGTGCTTGCCAGCGAGGCTTGGGCGCGCACGGCCGCTTCTGCGGCGGCATCGGCATTGGCTGCATTGCGGGCGATGATCTGCGCGTCGGCAGCGCCACCGGCGGCGGCTTGACGATTCGGGTTGGCGGCAAGAGCGCTTTGGCTGCGCGCGGCGCTGGCTGCCGCCTGTTCCAGGATATGGGCCTGGGTTTGGCGGGCCAGGCCGGCGCGCCGGATTGCCGTTTCGTCGTCGGTCTCGGACTGGGCGCGCAGACGCTCAAGCATTGCCTGCGCATCCTGCTGGCGCTGCACGGCGGTGCCGGCGTCGCGCCGGGATTGTTGCTGCTGGTCGCGCTGCAGCGACTGGCGGGCCAGGTCCTGCGTCTCGCGCAGTTGCTGTTGCTGGACCGTGCGGGTAGCTGCGGCCTGCTGTTGTTCCGCCGATTGGCCGGCCGCCTGCCGCTGCGCGCGTTCCAGATTGAGCTGTTCCTGGGTGATCGCCTGGGCAGCGGCGCGGCGCTCAGCCGCCAGACGATCCGCCAAGGCTGTGGCGGCCGCATCTTCCTCGCGCGTGCTGCTTAGTTGGCGTACCGCGGCAGCCTGCGCTTCGGCTGCTCGGGTTTGCTGGGTTGCATCAAGCTGGCGGTTCTGCAGCTCGGTATTGGCGACTTCGCGCGCAAAGGCCAGGCGGTTCGCCGCCTGCCGCGCTTCCTGCGTGAGGGCGGCGGGATTGGCGGCGTTTGCGGCAACCCGCGCTGTTTCCAGTCGTTGCGCTTCCTGCTGAGCGTTGCTTGATTGCGCGGTATTGTTGTTCGCATTGGCTTGTGCCACTGTTTCCTGGCGCCCGATTGCCTGCTGAACCGCGCTTGACTGCGCTGCGGCGTTGCTTTGTGCTGCAGCTTGCGCCTCGGCTTGCAGTGCTGCCTCTTGCTCCGCGCGGGCCGCCAGCAGCGGGGCGGCAGTCTCCACTCCGGCCGTGGCAGCGGTGACGCCGGGTGTGGCGGCGGGTGTGCCGAAGGCGCCTGCATTGCGGCTGGTGTCGAGCGGTGAGTTTTGCGCTATGGCGGCGGGATTGAGATTGGCCCCAATCTGGTCCAACTGCTGCGCGGCGGAAGCCAGTTGCGCCAGCACGCCGGCACGGTCAGTCTCAAAGGCGGCGCGCAGGCGTGGACTATCGATACCCAGCGTGTCCAGCTCTTCGTTCAGTTGCGAGGGCTGCGTGGCAAAGCCCAGCTGCGCCAGCTGGGGCGGCAGTGTAATCGGCGCATTGCCTTGTGCTGCATTCATGCCTTGCAGGCCTTCATACGCTTGTGCCAGCGCGAAGGCGGTATCGTTCAGTGCACTTAGATCGAGCGTGCTGCTTGCACCGGCACTCTGTTGCAGTTCGCTTAAACGCTTCTGCGACAGCGCCACCAGCGACAGGTAATGCCCGAGCGGC
Encoded here:
- a CDS encoding DUF4136 domain-containing protein; the protein is MKALAIVVVAASLLLSGCATTIRSNVTVFHEWPADTQDKTYVFETPAPAEDTLEYRSYLNLVSGQLAKLGFAQVNAPEQAKLKVGMQFSTIDRPTKVLQSTDPFLTSRYYSPWGYPRFGWGPYYRYRYYGYYRPYYDPWFYGPTEFREVIQHNYDRNLRVTINSMGGRKLFDVTVQNTSRKQSTPAVMPVLVQSAFTGFPGESGKARRVDLDIE
- the pepN gene encoding aminopeptidase N — its product is MRTDSPQTIFRKDYTPPSYLVETVELGFDLDPARTIVANRITLRHNPDSKSRDLVLHGEDIELVALRMNGTLLEPGQYLLGANTLTIRKAPLQVVLEIETLCAPEQNTTLSGLYVSNGSFYTQCEAEGFRRITYFPDRPDVMAKYTVMLRANKEQFPVLLSNGNLVEEGELDDGRHYAKWEDPFKKPSYLFALVAARLVCQEERYTLQSGREVLLQVWVEEGNLDKTDYAMQSLKNSIRWDEERWDLELDLDRFMIVAVSDFNMGAMENKGLNIFNTKYVLANPRVATDIDYAGIEAVVGHEYFHNWTGNRVTCRDWFQLSLKEGLTVFRDQEFSADMIGTDSGRAVTRIDQVRTLRQAQFPEDAGPMAHPVRPDSFVEINNFYTVTVYEKGAEVVRMYQTLLGRDGFRKGMDLYFERHDGQAVQCDDFRAAMADANGRDLGQFERWYSQAGTPVVTARTHYDAAAQAYEITLSQRCPATPGQADKLPFHIPVAVGLLDAHGKDLPLTLETVPSSARVRSVPGTKVDTGSAVTTLVLELTEAEQTFRFVGVKAEPTPSILRDFSAPVVLECDYSDAQLLHLFKFDSDPVSRWEAGQRLALERLLKLVPAAAAGQRLELDDTFIAAQRAVLTDTALDAAFREQALILPSETVIAEHLDVVNPQAIHTARQFMRRTIGTVLRNELLAVYEANQTPGAYSPDAASAGKRALKNLALSYLMVAPDQTALRLAQQQFDAAGNMTDRAAALSALIHSGADAGRYLDRFYQDFLNEALVVDKWFGMQATAPHADVAAVRELMKHPAFTLKNPNRARSLIFSFCNGNPSQFHAADGSAYDFWAEHVIKLDALNPQVAARLARSMDRWRRYAPELQVHMRRALEQVAGTSPLSNDVMEVVSKALAN
- a CDS encoding class 1 fructose-bisphosphatase, with the translated sequence MKRISLTQYLVEEQRQHHSIPAELRLLIEVVARACKTISHSVGKGALGDVLGALESENVQGEVQKKLDVISNEILLEANEWGGHLAAMASEEMESIHPIPNRYPKGEYMLLFDPLDGSSNIDVNVSIGTIFSVLRAPEGMADPSEQDFMQAGSKQVAAGYAVYGPQTMLVLTTGNGVNCFTLDREMGSWVLTQRNMQIPAKTKEFAINMSNQRHWHPPVKRYVDELLAGSTGPRGTDFNMRWIASMVADVHRILNRGGIFMYPADLRDTSKPGKLRLMYEANPMAFIVEQAGGMATDGKHRILDIQPEKLHQRVPVFLGSRDEVAVVTGYHHE
- a CDS encoding apolipoprotein A1/A4/E family protein; translated protein: MSAADFDCRDYSKRLVAVGFSAEQADLQAEVTGDVMKEVAVLSLAVETRQDRPERRWLESKIDQAVDILNGRIGQVYAELNVKIDRVTVALDAKIDRAAAELNEKIDRAAAELDAKIDCIAAELDAKIDRVAAELDAKIDRVAAELNEKIDRVATELDAKIDRVVAELNEKIDRVAAELTEKIDRVAAELTAKIERVASELDAKIDRVAAELDAKIERVAAELTAKIDCVAAELNAKIDRVAAALCKEFCAKLDAVKKSNLRWTLAIVATISSLQTGVTLAALQYLR